Sequence from the Curtobacterium sp. MCLR17_007 genome:
TGCCGGTGACGAGGTTCTTCCGCATGGTGTTCCTCCTGGTGGGTTCGGGAGCGTCGTCGTCGACGTCCTCACTCCCACTACCGGCCCACCACCCCGGTCGGATGCACCCGGACGCACCGATGTGTCCGGATCGGGCTTACGGGCGGTCCGGTCCGGTCGATAGAGCGCACTGACCACCCACGGACGGGCGGCCAGCAGGACCTGCCCCACGGACGGTGGCGGGTGGACACACCAGGGACGGACCAGATGATCGTCGTCACACGACTCAACGGCAGCGGATTCGCTGTCAACCCCGACCTCGTGGAGCGCATCCAGGAGACGCCGGACACGACGCTCATCATGGTCGACGGTGCGAAGTACATCGTCCGCGAGTCCATGGCCGAGGTCATCGACCGGATCGCCGCGTACCGCGCCCGGATCGTCACGATGGCGTACGGCTCCGAGGCGACGAACGCCACCGGCCCGCAGCCGACGCTCGCCGCGGTCGCCCCGCTGCACGCCGCTCCGGCCCCGCGCTCGCTCGACGGGGGGCGCTGACGTGGACATCGCGACCATCATCGGCATCCTGCTCGCCTTCGGTGCCCTGTTCGGCATGATCGAGATGGAGCACGTCGAGCTCGGCGGCCTGTTCCTGCCGGCGCCGATCCTGCTCGTCTTCGGCGCCACCATCGGTGCCGGCGTCGCGAGCACCACGCTCAAGGACGCCATCGCGAGCTTCAAGGCCGCACCGAAGGCGTTCACCGGCAAGGTCACCCCGCCCGCTGCGGTCATCGACGACGTCGTCGGCCTCGCCGAGGTCGCGCGGTCCAACGGTCTGCTCGCCCTCGAGCAGGAGGCGGACAAGCACGACGACCCGTTCATGAAGAAGGCGCTGCAGAACATCGCGGACGGCACCGACGGCGACGAACTACGGATCCTGCTCGAGGACGAGATCGAGTCGAACGCCGCACCCATGCGGAGCGCGAGCTCGTTCTTCATGGGCCTCGGCGGCTTCGCCCCGACCGTCGGGATCATCGGCACCGTGGTGTCGTTGACCCACGTGCTGGCGAACCTCGGCAAGCCGGACGAGCTCGGCCCGCTGATCGCGAGCGCCTTCGTCGCGACGCTCTGGGGCCTGCTCACGGCGAACTTCATGTGGCTGCCGATCGGTGGGAAGCTCCGCAAGCTCGCGCAGCTCGAGTCGGACCGGCAGACCCTGCTGATGGAGGGACTGCTCGCGGTGCAGGCCGGCAGCCAGCCGCGCCTGCTCGGGGAACGCCTGAAGGCCATGGTGCCGCCGGCAGCGCGGAACGACGCGGCGGCCGGCAAGGGCAAGGCGGGCAAGGGCAAGGGCGGCAAGGGCGGCGACAGCGCCGACGCCGACGACCAGCAGCTGGCGGCCTGACGATGAGCGCGAACCCCCGCGGGCACGGGCGCGGACGGGGCGGCCGCAAGAAGGGCGGCCACGACGACGCCGAGCACCCCGACGAGCGGTGGATGGCGTCGTACATGGACATGATCACGGTCCTGATGTGCATGTTCCTCGTGCTCTTCGCCATGTCGACGGTGGACCAGCAGAAGTACATCGCGCTGAAGAACTCGTTGGCGACGGGCTTCGGCGAGGTCAAGACGGCCAAGATCGACACGGCCAGCGGCACCGTGGTGAAGGCCGACCAGGTGAAGGACGGCAAGGGCTACTCGACGGACGACGCGAAGGCCGACCACTCGACCGCCGCGTCGGGTGCGAAGGACACCAACACCGACCCGGCGTCGACGGCGGTGCCGGCCACGGCGAGCAAGCAGGACGTCGCGGCGGCGACCAAGGAGCTCGACGACCTGAAGGCCATCCAGGAGGCCATCACGGGCAACCTCGACAAGGCGGGCCAGACGTCGAACGTGCAGTTCACGGTCGACGCTCGCGGGCTCACCGTGCGGCTCGTCGGCAGCGAGACGTACTTCGGCACGAACAGCGCCGACCTGTCCGGCCAGGCGAAGACGATCATGGACGCGATCGCACCGGTCCTGCGGGGTGCCGGCCACGACGTCAGCGTCGAGGGCCATGCCGACCAGCGGAACTCGACCGCCCCGTACGCCACCAACTGGGAGCTGAGCGCCGCACGGGCCACCGGGGTCCTCCGTGACCTGGTCGAACGCGGCGGGATGCCCGGCGAGCACATCCAGAGCGTCGGGTTCGGGTCGAGCCGCCCCCTGGCGACGGGGACGACCGACGCCGACAACGCGTTGAACCGCCGGGTCGACATCGTGGTGCTGTCGAACCAGGACCAGGACGTCAGCGCCCTGATGCCGGCACTCGCCGAGGCGCAGGACGCGGCGAAGGGGAGCGCGACCGGGTAGCCGGACGACGGCCCCACTCCGGGGTACAGCACTGACGGGTGGCACCCAGGGGACCGATAGGCCCCTTCGTGACCGACATCCTGCCCGCGCCCGAGGTGTACGACTTCGCGCGCCCGTCGACGCTCGCCCGCGAGCACGCGCGGGTGCTCGAGCTCGCCTTCGAGACGTTCGCCCGGCAGTGGGGCACGCAGCTGACCGCGAAGGTCCGTGTCGTGAGCCAGGTCACGAGCGAGCAGGTGCAGATCATGACGTACGACGAGTACGCCGCATCGCTGCCCGCACTCACCGGCATGGCGCTGCTGCCGATCGCGGACACGACCCCGAAGGGCGTGCTGCAGGTCCCGCTCGACGCCGCCTTGACCTGGGTCTCGCACGCGCTCGGCGCCGCGAGGCCGCTGCCGACCCCCGACCGCACCTTCACCCCGATCGAGCAGGCGCTCGTCCGCAAGATCGTCGAGGACGCCCTCGACGACCTGCGCTACTCGTTCGGCGGCCTGCTCGTGCACGACGTCGGCGTCGGCGGCTTCCAGTACAACTCGCAGTTCGCCCAGGCCGCCCAGAAGGGCGACCTGATGATCGTCGCGTCGTTCAGCATCCGGGTGGGGGAGCGCATCGCGCCGGGCACGCTCGCGCTGCCCGCCGAGGCCGTCCTGCCGCAGCTCGGTGAGACCGCGACCACCGTCAGCCCCGCTGACGCCCGCGCGCTGCTCGACGCGCAGCTCGCGAGCGTGCCGGTCGGCGTCTCCCTGCGGCTGGCCCCCGCGGCGGTGCTGCCGTCCCAGGTCCTCAGCCTCGCCGTCGGCGACGTGCTCCCGCTGCCGCACCCGCAGCACCGCCCCCTCACCATCGCGGTCGACGGCGAGCCCGTCGGCACCGCCGCCGTCGGCGCGAACGGTTCACGCCTGGCCGGCATCGTCGTCACCACCACATCGGAGCAGCCCGCATGACCGCCACCACCACCACCCTGCACACCGGAGCCGCCGAGGCGCTCGCGCTGCAGCTCCCGACACCGGCTCCGCTCCGCGCACTGGCACTGCCGGGAGGCGCCACCTCGGCCGTCCTCGAGGCCGCGGTCGACGGCGTGGTCGCCTCCTTCGTCGGTGGCCTGTCCGCGGACCTCGCCCTGGTCCTCACCGACCTGGGCACGATCACCGCCGCCGGTGGCACCGACCACGGGCTGGTCGACGTCACCGACGTGCTCCGTCCGTCGCTCGAGGCCGGCGCGTCGGTCCTGGGCGTCGGTGTCCTCGGTGCCGCCCGGCGCGAATCGGCGGCCTCGCTGTTCGCCGACCCGGAGACGGTCGTGTTCGAGCTCACCGCCGGTGGTCTGCCCGCCGGCTGGTTCGGCATCCGCATCCGCGAGAACGGCACGATCGGGACGACCGCGGCGCAGCCGGTGTCGAGCATCCCGACGGGCAACCTCGGCCGGATCAACAACGTCGAGATGACCCTGACCGTCGAGATCGGCCGGACCCGGATGTCCGTCCGCGACGTCCTCGGCATGGAGCCGGGCGCCGTCGTCGAGCTCGACCGCTCCGCCGGGGCGCCCGCCGACGTCCTGCTGAACGGACGGCTCATCGCGCACGGCGAGGTCGTCGTCGTCGACCAGGACTATGCCGTCCGCATCACCAAGATCCTCGACGTCGCCGAAAGCCTCTGAGCCCGCCTTGGACACGCTCGTCATCGCGCTCCGCGTCGCGCTCTCGCTCGGCGTCGTGCTGGCCCTGATGTGGGTGCTGCACCGACGCGTGTCGAAGGGGCAGTTCGGCGCGGGGAAGAAGACCCGGGGCCGCCGCTCGGCGTCCGTCGAGGTCGTCGCCCGCCAGGGGATCGGCGGCAAGGCGAGCGTCGTCGTGGTCGACGTCGAGGGTGAGCGCCTGGTGCTCGGCGTGACCGAGGCCGGCGTGAGCCTGCTGACCAGCGGCGCGGCGCCCGCGCCGGAGCTCACCATCGTCACCGGCCCCGTCGTGCTGCCCACGCGCGCCGCGACGACCGCGCCGGACGGCGCCAGCGCCAGCCTGTTCCGCGCCGAGCTGGACCGACAGGACCAGGCCACCCCGATCCTCCCGGCCGACGCGGCGGAGCCGCTGCCCATGCGCCCCCGCAACCGCGGCCGTCGTTCGGTCGCCGTCCCCACCTCGCAGCAGCTGCAGGGCTCGGTCCTGTCCGCCGACACCTGGCGCCAGGCCGCCGCCGCCCTGCGCTCACGGCGGGCCGGGTGACCGCCGCGCGCGCCCGCGTCCTGCTCCTCGCGATCCTCGGGGTGGCCATGGTCGCCGGCTTCCTCATGCTCACGGCGACCGGGGCGCACGCGGCCGGGGTCGTCCAGCCGACCGCCCCCGCGACCCCCTCCGCACCGGCCGCACCGTCGACCGGCGGCTTCTCGGTCAACGTGAACGGCCCGGACGGCACGCCCTCGTCGGCGGTCGTGACGCTGATCGGCATCACGCTGCTGAGCATCGCCCCGGCGCTCATGCTCATGATGACGTCGTTCACGAAGATCTTCGTCGTCCTGGCGATGACCCGGAACGCCCTCGGCCTGCAGTCGATCCCGCCCAACCAGGTGATCGCGGGCCTGGCGCTCTTCCTGTCGCTGTTCGTGATGGCGCCGGTGATCGGGCACATCAACGACGACGCCCTGCAGCCCTACCTGGCCGGGCACCTCGACTTCCAGCAGGCCGTCGACATCGGCACCAAGCCGCTCCGGACCTTCATGCTGCACCAGACGCGCGAGGAGGACGTGGCGCTCATCACCCGCGCCGCCGGCCTGGCGAACCCGAAGGACCTGGACGCCGTGCCGATGACGACCGTGATCCCGGCGTTCATCATCTCCGAGCTCCGCAGCGCGTTCATCATCGGGTTCGTCATCTTCATCCCGTTCCTGGTCATCGACCTGGTCGTGTCGGCGGCGCTCATGTCGATGGGCATGATGATGCTCCCGCCGGTGATGATCTCGCTGCCCTTCAAGATCCTGCTGTTCGTGCTCGTCGACGGGTGGGGGCTCATCATCAAGTCGCTCATCGAGAGCTACCAGGTGGTGCACTGATGGACCAGCAAGCGGTCATCGACCTGGTGCTCCAGGCCCTCATCGTCGCCGGCAAGCTCGCCGCCCCGGTCCTCGTCACGTCGCTCGTCGTCGGCTTCGCGATCTCGCTGTTCCAGTCGGTCACCCAGATCCAGGAGGTGACGCTGTCGTTCGTGCCGAAGGCCCTGG
This genomic interval carries:
- the fliP gene encoding flagellar type III secretion system pore protein FliP (The bacterial flagellar biogenesis protein FliP forms a type III secretion system (T3SS)-type pore required for flagellar assembly.) produces the protein MVAGFLMLTATGAHAAGVVQPTAPATPSAPAAPSTGGFSVNVNGPDGTPSSAVVTLIGITLLSIAPALMLMMTSFTKIFVVLAMTRNALGLQSIPPNQVIAGLALFLSLFVMAPVIGHINDDALQPYLAGHLDFQQAVDIGTKPLRTFMLHQTREEDVALITRAAGLANPKDLDAVPMTTVIPAFIISELRSAFIIGFVIFIPFLVIDLVVSAALMSMGMMMLPPVMISLPFKILLFVLVDGWGLIIKSLIESYQVVH
- the fliN gene encoding flagellar motor switch protein FliN gives rise to the protein MTATTTTLHTGAAEALALQLPTPAPLRALALPGGATSAVLEAAVDGVVASFVGGLSADLALVLTDLGTITAAGGTDHGLVDVTDVLRPSLEAGASVLGVGVLGAARRESAASLFADPETVVFELTAGGLPAGWFGIRIRENGTIGTTAAQPVSSIPTGNLGRINNVEMTLTVEIGRTRMSVRDVLGMEPGAVVELDRSAGAPADVLLNGRLIAHGEVVVVDQDYAVRITKILDVAESL
- a CDS encoding MotA/TolQ/ExbB proton channel family protein; protein product: MDIATIIGILLAFGALFGMIEMEHVELGGLFLPAPILLVFGATIGAGVASTTLKDAIASFKAAPKAFTGKVTPPAAVIDDVVGLAEVARSNGLLALEQEADKHDDPFMKKALQNIADGTDGDELRILLEDEIESNAAPMRSASSFFMGLGGFAPTVGIIGTVVSLTHVLANLGKPDELGPLIASAFVATLWGLLTANFMWLPIGGKLRKLAQLESDRQTLLMEGLLAVQAGSQPRLLGERLKAMVPPAARNDAAAGKGKAGKGKGGKGGDSADADDQQLAA
- a CDS encoding flagellar motor switch protein FliM, coding for MTDILPAPEVYDFARPSTLAREHARVLELAFETFARQWGTQLTAKVRVVSQVTSEQVQIMTYDEYAASLPALTGMALLPIADTTPKGVLQVPLDAALTWVSHALGAARPLPTPDRTFTPIEQALVRKIVEDALDDLRYSFGGLLVHDVGVGGFQYNSQFAQAAQKGDLMIVASFSIRVGERIAPGTLALPAEAVLPQLGETATTVSPADARALLDAQLASVPVGVSLRLAPAAVLPSQVLSLAVGDVLPLPHPQHRPLTIAVDGEPVGTAAVGANGSRLAGIVVTTTSEQPA
- a CDS encoding flagellar FlbD family protein, which produces MIVVTRLNGSGFAVNPDLVERIQETPDTTLIMVDGAKYIVRESMAEVIDRIAAYRARIVTMAYGSEATNATGPQPTLAAVAPLHAAPAPRSLDGGR
- the fliQ gene encoding flagellar biosynthesis protein FliQ, which produces MDQQAVIDLVLQALIVAGKLAAPVLVTSLVVGFAISLFQSVTQIQEVTLSFVPKALAVAVALVVCGNWMISEMIGFTHFAFDQIPKLLGVG
- a CDS encoding flagellar biosynthetic protein FliO; translation: MDTLVIALRVALSLGVVLALMWVLHRRVSKGQFGAGKKTRGRRSASVEVVARQGIGGKASVVVVDVEGERLVLGVTEAGVSLLTSGAAPAPELTIVTGPVVLPTRAATTAPDGASASLFRAELDRQDQATPILPADAAEPLPMRPRNRGRRSVAVPTSQQLQGSVLSADTWRQAAAALRSRRAG
- a CDS encoding flagellar motor protein MotB; amino-acid sequence: MSANPRGHGRGRGGRKKGGHDDAEHPDERWMASYMDMITVLMCMFLVLFAMSTVDQQKYIALKNSLATGFGEVKTAKIDTASGTVVKADQVKDGKGYSTDDAKADHSTAASGAKDTNTDPASTAVPATASKQDVAAATKELDDLKAIQEAITGNLDKAGQTSNVQFTVDARGLTVRLVGSETYFGTNSADLSGQAKTIMDAIAPVLRGAGHDVSVEGHADQRNSTAPYATNWELSAARATGVLRDLVERGGMPGEHIQSVGFGSSRPLATGTTDADNALNRRVDIVVLSNQDQDVSALMPALAEAQDAAKGSATG